A portion of the Oreochromis niloticus isolate F11D_XX linkage group LG10, O_niloticus_UMD_NMBU, whole genome shotgun sequence genome contains these proteins:
- the rnf121 gene encoding E3 ubiquitin ligase RNF121 codes for MAGVFEVEVDGVEHDHGLEHHDEPNQYDLSKLSPEEKWRMEHARMHAKHKGHEAMHAEMVLILIVTLVVAQLVLVQWKQRHPKSYNLVTLFQMWVVPLYFTTKLHWWRFLTTWFIFSVITAYISFRATRKPLACTTPRLVYKWFLLLYKISYATGIVGYTVVMFTLFGINLIFRIKPEDAMDFGVSLLFYGLYYGVLGRDFAEMCADFMASTIGYYSASGMPTKHLSDNICAVCGQPILVDVSEEGIIENTYRLSCNHVFHEFCIRGWCIVGKKQMCPYCKEKVDLKRMFSNPWERPHVMYGQLLDWLRYLVAWQPVIIGFVQGINYVLGLE; via the exons GCATCACGATGAACCGAACCAG tATGATTTGTCCAAGCTTTCACCAGAAGAGAAGTGGAG GATGGAGCATGCAAGAATGCATGCCAAACACAAAGGCCATGAGGCCATGCACGCAGAGatggtgctgatcctcattgtTACCCTGGTTGTCGCCCAGCTAGTCCTCGTGCAGTGGAAACAGAGGCATCCAAAGTCATACAAT TTGGTGACTTTGTTCCAGATGTGGGTAGTTCCTCTGTACTTTACTACCAAACTTCACTGGTGGAGGTTCCTGACCACGTGGTTTATCTTCTCTGTAATCACAGCGTACATTTCCTTCCGTGCTACCCGTAAGCCACTGGCCTGTACCACACCGAG gTTGGTGTACAAGTGGTTCCTCCTCCTGTATAAAATCAGCTATGCCACGGGAATAGTTGGCTACACTGTCGTCATGTTTACACTTTTTGGTATTAACCTAATATTCAG GATAAAGCCAGAGGATGCCATGGACTTTGGTGTTTCACTTCTCTTCTATGGACTGTACTACGGGGTCCTGGGAAGGGACTTTGCAGAGATGTGTGCAGACTTCATGGCTTCAACCATTGGG TATTACAGTGCATCCGGCATGCCAACCAAACACCTCTCGGacaacatctgtgctgtgtgcGGTCAGCCCATCCTTGTCGATGTCAGTGAGGAAGGGATCATTGAGAACACATATCGATTATCTTGCAACCATGT GTTCCATGAATTCTGCATAAGAGGATGGTGTATCGTCGGGAAGAAGCAGATGTGTCCGTACTGCAAAGAGAAGGTGGATCTGAAGAGGATGTTCAGTAACCC CTGGGAAAGACCGCACGTCATGTATGGACAACTTTTAGACTGGCTTCGGTACTTGGTGGCCTGGCAGCCTGTTATTATTGGATTTGTGCAAGGTATCAACTACGTCCTGGGTCTGGAGTAG
- the LOC112848067 gene encoding interleukin-1 receptor accessory protein produces the protein MKLSSAVKVLGSLCLLLIDGFPVSEDESPEIIGPGFVQIKTHPGAPLVLHCDAFANCEDDVTLIYWLVNDTFPEDAPSSDRITESNESTLEEGAILQRSLLLKNITSEDLKSTFTCVVTNAVGMAQKHIKLIATSED, from the exons ATGAAGCTCTCGTCTGCTGTGAAAG TTCTGGGATCTCTCTGTCTGCTGCTCATAGATGGATTTCCAG TTTCTGAAGATGAATCTCCAGAGATAATTGGACCAGGCTTTGTCCAAATAAAAACTCATCCAG GTGCACCACTGGTGCTTCACTGTGATGCGTTTGCAAACTGTGAGGATGATGTGACTCTTATCTACTGGCTTGTCAATGACACCTTCCCCGAAGATGCCCCCAGCAGCGACAGGATAACAGAATCTAATGA ATCTACTCTAGAGGAGGGTGCAATCCTTCAGAGGAGTTTGCTGttgaagaacatcacatccgAGGACCTCAAATCCACCTTCACATGTGTTGTGACAAATGCTGTGGGAATGgcccaaaaacacattaaattaaTAGCAACAagtgaagactga
- the LOC100694373 gene encoding interleukin-1 receptor accessory protein, with product MKLSSAVKVLGSLCLLLIDGFPVSEDESPEIIGPGFVQIKTHPGAPLVLHCDAFANCEDDMTLIYWLVNDTFPEDAPSSDRITESNESTLEEGAILQRSLLLKNITSEDLKSTFTCVVTNAVGMAQKHIKLIATSED from the exons ATGAAGCTCTCATCTGCTGTGAAAG TTCTGGGATCTCTCTGTCTGCTGCTCATAGATGGATTTCCAG TTTCTGAAGATGAATCTCCAGAGATAATTGGACCAGGCTTTGTCCAAATAAAAACTCATCCAG GTGCACCACTGGTGCTTCACTGTGATGCGTTTGCAAACTGTGAGGACGATATGACTCTTATCTACTGGCTTGTCAATGACACCTTCCCCGAAGATGCCCCCAGCAGCGACAGGATAACAGAATCTAATGA ATCTACTCTAGAGGAGGGTGCAATCCTTCAGAGGAGTTTGCTGttgaagaacatcacatccgAGGACCTCAAATCCACCTTCACATGTGTTGTGACAAATGCTGTGGGAATGgcccaaaaacacattaaattaaTAGCAACAagtgaagactga
- the nlrc3l1 gene encoding NACHT, LRR and PYD domains-containing protein 3 has protein sequence MSDVDETMATQSEGSSIGEAASGRQGSGVEEVEDEDEDLYYIPPRRPSLDLGPSPMDTTHWFYVDQALSPAQSYSTMTSEDSAKLEEDDTSSTSVRRQRADSYSSCYSVDSDDCEKKIRKVRSKEDVPESSDTNKLIENTSENRHPSLTISFTFKAISKTLGKLSEFDLRAFKRILWKYYPQSFNTPPQNTDLVDLVDRLLECYSLENSFQITKTHLAEMGKNKLVEYVDTLCLRNEVRYELAESLKQKYGEVCEDFGGEKRPFDDVHTTLKIVSTCDNGPNIEHEVMKIGKLDSNQEAPKEISTADILTPNYLETSSSRFILLTGVAGSGKSMAVRRLVLDWIEERAHKHVTFLFPLPFRELKQFEGEKLSLADIVKKLYPATEKLRDEDYRCDECQMMFVFDGLDEYHWKIDFENTELLSDPTDTSNLKVIVVNLMRARLLYRGLFLVTTRPYVRACVPWDAHYDEIEVLGFRDTQRDEYFQKRFKDSSQAARVIEYINSTKTLRVMCHLPLFCSIVANECQRIFKEKGTHAELPNGITYMYTKLLFALLRQHRKWRAPENSVDKERDFLMKLGKLALSMLEQGQYKIAQTDWKEHDINDQEAVPYTGLCTQYVTKPYVLFHENVLSFIHPTMQEYLAALYALLTFANLGKNVFEEKLKNKVKGMFRGPTPSEMYKNAVDRCLQCEDGRLDIFLRFLFGMTLKTNQELLQPFFTSPLKWPTATEDAAALIRKRMKDSQNPERNRNLQCCLKELGSRSLGSVSSLTDC, from the exons ATGAGCGACGTAGACGAAACGATGGCCACGCAATCAGAAGGCTCTTCCATTGGGGAAGCAGCTTCTGGAAGACAGGGAAGTGGGGTTGAGGAGGTagaagatgaagatgaggaCCTCTACTACATTCCTCCGAGAAGGCCTTCGCTTGACCTGGGACCCAGTCCAATGGACACAACCCACTG GTTTTACGTGGACCAGGCCTTGTCTCCAGCTCAGAGCTACAGCACAATGACAAGCGAAGACTCAGCCAAATTGGAAGAAGACGACACCTCTTCCACAAG TGTCCGCCGACAGAGAGCAGATTCATACTCTAGCTGTTACTCCGTTGACAGTGACGACTGTGAAAAGAAGATTCGCAA GGTCAGGAGCAAAGAGGATGTCCCTGAATCTTCTGACACAAACAAGTTAATCGAAAACACAAGTGAGAATAGGCATCCATCTCTAACAATTTCATTCACTTTCAAG GCTATCTCAAAAACCCTTGGAAAGCTGTCAGAGTTTGACCTTAGGGCATTCAAAAGGATACTTTGGAAGTATTACCCGCAGTCGTTCAACACTCCTCCACAAAACACGGACCTAGTGGACCTGGTCGACCGCTTACTCGAGTGTTACAGCCTTGAAAATTCTTTCCAGATCACCAAAACCCATCTGGCCGAGATGGGGAAAAACAAGCTGGTCGAATATGTCGATACTTTGTGCCTCAGAA atGAAGTACGCTACGAATTAGCCGAGTCTCTGAAGCAGAAATATGGTGAAGTATGTGAGGATTTTGGTGGTGAGAAGAGGCCCTTTGACGATGTCCATACTACTCTCAAAATTGTTTCCACGTGTGATAATGGCCCCAATATCGAACACGAGGTCATGAAAATAGGAAAGCTGGACAGCAACCAGGAAGCACCCAAGGAGATTTCCACTGCAGATATTTTAACTCCTAACTATCTGGAGACCTCAAGCTCAAGGTTTATATTGCTCACTGGAGTGGCAGGATCAGGGAAGTCTATGGCAGTCAGAAGGTTAGTCCTCGATTGGATCGAAGAACGAGCACACAAGCACGTGACTTTCTTGTTTCCTTTGCCATTCAGAGAACTCAAACAGTTTGAGGGCGAAAAACTTTCCTTGGCAGACATAGTTAAAAAACTCTACCCGGCAACAGAAAAACTGAGAGATGAGGATTACAGGTGCGACGAATGCCAAATGATGTTTGTCTTTGACGGACTGGATGAGTACCACTGGAAGATTGACTTTGAAAACACAGAGCTTCTGAGTGACCCCACAGATACCAGCAATCTGAAGGTCATCGTGGTCAACCTCATGAGGGCGAGGCTGCTTTACCGCGGCCTGTTCTTGGTTACTACTCGGCCATATGTACGCGCCTGCGTCCCATGGGATGCGCACTACGATGAGATAGAAGTACTTGGTTTCCGTGACACTCAACGGGACGAGTACTTTCAGAAGAGGTTTAAGGACTCAAGCCAAGCAGCTCGAGTTATTGAATATATCAATTCTACCAAAACCCTCCGTGTCATGTGCCACCTGCCCTTGTTCTGCTCTATAGTGGCCAATGAGTGCCAGcgcatatttaaagaaaagggCACGCACGCAGAGCTGCCAAACGGCATCACCTACATGTACACAAAGCTGCTGTTTGCACTCCTGCGTCAGCATCGCAAATGGAGAGCTCCAGAAAACAGCGTAGATAAAGAGAGAGACTTTCTTATGAAACTTGGAAAGCTGGCCTTATCGATGCTGGAACAAGGCCAGTACAAGATAGCACAGACTGACTGGAAAGAACATGACATCAACGATCAGGAGGCAGTGCCCTACACAGGCCTGTGCACGCAGTATGTCACAAAGCCATACGTGCTGTTCCACGAGAATGTCTTGAGCTTTATCCACCCCACCATGCAGGAGTACCTGGCTGCTCTTTATGCACTGCTCACCTTTGCAAATCTCGGGAAGAACGTTTTCGAGGAGAAACTGAAAAACAAGGTTAAGGGGATGTTCAGGGGGCCCACACCCTCGGAGATGTACAAGAACGCTGTGGACAGGTGTCTGCAGTGCGAGGACGGCAGATTGGACATTTTCCTGCGTTTCCTGTTCGGAATGACACTTAAAACCAACCAGGAACTTCTGCAGCCCTTCTTCACCTCTCCCTTAAAGTGGCCAACTGCCACTGAAGATGCTGCTGCTCTCATCAGGAAGAGAATGAAAGACAGTCAGAATCCTGAGAGGAATAGAAACTTGCAGTGCTGCCTGAAGGAGCTGGGGTCGCGATCACTGGGCTCAGTATCCAGTTTAACTGACTGTTAA